In Haliscomenobacter hydrossis DSM 1100, the DNA window ATCTACCAGAATGGGCATGCGGCGGAAACGCAAAAAAAGTTGAATGGTAGCAAGCACATCTTTTTCGCAATAAAAAGAAATGCGTTCTACATCCTGCTCGTCCCAGTACACCCGACCGACCTGGCTGCCGTCGATGTCATCTTTGGGCGAAGGAAAATCCAGCAAGGCTGCCAATACCTTCAGTGAGGTATAGTTTTTCCGGTCGCCGAACTTCCACATTTCCAGGGTATCCAATAAATGCAAAGTTTCCCAGGGCTTTTTTCCTTCCAGGTCCAACAACTTGGGAAAAGGCATCTGGTGGACTACCATGCGGCGGCAAATGTAGGGGATGTCAAACTCTTTGATGTTGTGGCCACAAATTGAATATTTTCCCGGAGTAGGATAATGCTGAGCCATGAGTTCGGAAAAGTCTTTTAAAATTTGCGCTTCATCGTGCCCGGCAAAAGATTTGAGCCGAACTTTCAAACGTTTATCATCCTTATCCCGGTAAACTACGCCAACGGAGATACACATGATTTTACCAAATTCGGCGTAGATAGCAGCGCGGTCGCGATAGGTTTGGTTCAAGTCTTCTTCGGTGGATGCTTCATCGGTTTTAAACAGGGAATTACTTTTAGCCTTCCACAAGTATTGAAAATTTTCAGAAAGCTCTGCATAAGTGTGGGTTACACTCACCGTTTCGATGTCTAAAAAGAGGACGTTGGCAATGTCAATTTGTTCGAGCATATCCAATTTTGTATTTGAGTAGACAATATTAGGAAACTTCGGGGCGTTGTGCAATTGCTTTTTATGGAATACAAAAAAAGCCCTTTAAACAGTTCCTTGTTGTCTTAAAAATTGTTTGCTTTTTTGTATTTCCCAAATTTTTTAAATAAAAACCAAAAAACTATGTCAACCACATCTGGAAACAATTCTAAGAATACCATTCTTGGGGTAGCAGCAGCCGTTATTATTGTACTCTTGGGTGTCAACGGGTACATGATTTATAACCGCAGCCAATTGAAAACCCAAAACACGGAGTTAGCTGCCGATTTGGACGAAACGACCAAACTGAAAGAAGAGCTCAACAAGCAATACTATTCGGCCTTGTCTGAGTTGGAAGGCATGCGTGGAACCAACGAAGAGTTGAATGCACTGATCGATCAGCAAAAGCAAGAACTGGACGGTTCTAAAGCCAGAATTGAAACTTTATTGAAAGATAAAGGCAATTTGACCAAAGCACGTACGGAAGTAGCCAACCTGCAAGGCCGCATCAATCAATTGCTGGCCGAAGTGAACACCTTGCGCGGTGAAAATGAAACGCTGAAAGGCGACGTATCCCGCCTGGGTGAAGAAAAAACGCAACTGGTATCTACGCTGGAAGCTGAAAAAGCAACCACTTCTCAGTTGAGCACTGCCAAAACGCAGTTGGAAACAGAAAAAGCAGACCTGGAAAAAACCAAATCAGATTTGGCCAAAAAAGTAACTGCTGCTTCTGCCA includes these proteins:
- a CDS encoding 3'-5' exonuclease — encoded protein: MLEQIDIANVLFLDIETVSVTHTYAELSENFQYLWKAKSNSLFKTDEASTEEDLNQTYRDRAAIYAEFGKIMCISVGVVYRDKDDKRLKVRLKSFAGHDEAQILKDFSELMAQHYPTPGKYSICGHNIKEFDIPYICRRMVVHQMPFPKLLDLEGKKPWETLHLLDTLEMWKFGDRKNYTSLKVLAALLDFPSPKDDIDGSQVGRVYWDEQDVERISFYCEKDVLATIQLFLRFRRMPILVDDQIAHIR